Proteins from a single region of Budorcas taxicolor isolate Tak-1 chromosome 7, Takin1.1, whole genome shotgun sequence:
- the LOC128050998 gene encoding olfactory receptor 2T6-like, whose translation MNGNNKTVSSDFTLTGLFTNNKASGFLFSIICAIFFMAIIVNGVMIFLIYIDPHLHTPMYFLLSHLSFIDILYISTIVPKMLADYLEGEGTISFIACTAQYFLYMGFVGAEFFLLGLMAYDRYMAIRNPLRYPVLMSHRVCWMILASSWFGGALDSFLLTPITMTLPFCASHKINHFFCEAPTMLRLACGDKAAYEMVMYVCCVMMLLIPFSVVIASYTGVLITVHQMKSAEGKKKAFATCSSHMMVVILFYGAALYTYMLPQSYHTPTKDKVFSVFYTIITPLLNPLIYSLRNRDVAEAFKRVLARCRGTHGMTREEF comes from the coding sequence ATGAATGGAAATAATAAGACCGTTTCCAGTGACTTCACCCTTACAGGGCTCTTCACTAACAACAAAGCCTCTGGCTTCCTTTTCAGCATCATTTGTGCCATCTTCTTCATGGCCATAATAGTTAATGGGGTCATGATCTTCCTGATCTACATAGACCCTCACCTCCATACCCCCATGTACTTTCTGCTCAGCCACCTCTCCTTCATTGACATTTTGTACATCTCCACCATTGTGCCCAAGATGCTGGCCGATTACCTTGAGGGTGAGGGGACCATATCCTTTATTGCCTGTACAGCCCAGTACTTTCTCTATATGGGCTTTGTAGGGGCCGAGTTTTTCCTGCTGGGACTCATGGCATATGACCGCTACATGGCCATCCGCAACCCTCTCCGCTATCCTGTCCTCATGAGCCATCGAGTCTGTTGGATGATCTTGGCCAGCTCTTGGTTTGGTGGTGCTTTGGATAGCTTCCTCCTCACCCCTATCACAATGACTCTACCATTCTGTGCTTCACACAAGATCAACCACTTCTTCTGTGAGGCACCCACTATGCTGAGGCTGGCCTGTGGTGACAAAGCTGCCTATGAAATGGTGATGTATGTTTGTTGTGTCATGATGCTGCTGATCCCCTTCTCTGTAGTGATTGCTTCCTACACTGGAGTGCTCATCACAGTGCACCAGATGAAGTCGGCAGAAGGGAAGAAGAAGGCTTTTGCCACCTGCTCCTCACACATGATGGTGGTGATCTTATTCTATGGGGCTGCCCTATACACATATATGCTTCCCCAGTCATACCACACTCCAACTAAAGACAAGGTCTTTTCTGTCTTTTACACTATAATCACCCCCTTGTTAAACCCTCTCATTTACAGTTTGAGAAACAGAGATGTGGCTGAGGCCTTTAAGAGGGTCTTGGCAAGATGTCGAGGGACCCATGGTATGACAAGGGAAGAGTTCTGA